The following coding sequences lie in one Meles meles chromosome X, mMelMel3.1 paternal haplotype, whole genome shotgun sequence genomic window:
- the LOC123934669 gene encoding trafficking protein particle complex subunit 13-like — protein MFFSKLCLFPFLPPLEVKTKFYNSEKSDLFLEVQIQNISSSTVFIQKVSLNPPEMYTGAELNTVNQAGEDECTFGTRTFLQSKEERQYLYYLKLKQEFSEKAGIFRGLTEMGKLDIMWKRNLGEMAMLQTIQLEREAPVYGNMKLSLEKIPDTVIIEEPFHIICKIMNCSGRKMKLVLKTYDTESIRWCGNSGSYLGQLPPGSSLCFTLTLLCLKLGLQVISSIKITDKVLKKTYVCDELAKVCVIPSMVKMKN, from the coding sequence ATGTTTTTTAGTAAACTGTGcttatttcctttcctcccaccaTTGGAAGTTAAAACTAAGTTTTATAATTCAGAGAAGAGTGACTTGTTTCTTGAAGTCcaaattcagaatatttcatcttCAACTGTCTTTATACAAAAGGTTTCATTAAACCCACCTGAAATGTACACTGGGGCAGAATTAAATACTGTCAATCAGGCTGGTGAAGATGAGTGTACCTTTGGAACAAGAACATTTTTACAGTCAAAGGAAGAACGCCAGTATTTGTACTACCTTAAACTTAAACAGGAATTTTCAGAGAAAGCTGGTATCTTTAGGGGACTAACAGAAATGGGAAAATTGGATATAATGTGGAAGAGAAATCTAGGTGAAATGGCAATGCTACAGACAATCCAGCTTGAAAGAGAAGCTCCAGTTTATGGAAACATGAAGCTGTCTTTGGAAAAAATCCCGGATACTGTAATTATAGAAGAGCCTTTTCATATTATCTGTAAGATAATGAACTGTAGTGGTAGGAAAATGAAATTGGTTTTGAAGACATATGATACAGAGTCTATTCGTTGGTGTGGAAATTCAGGAAGTTATCTTGGACAGCTGCCCCCAGGTTCATCTCTCTGCTTCACCCTGACACTACTGTGCTTGAAACTGGGCCTGCAAGTCATCTCTAGCATAAAGATAACagacaaagtattaaaaaaaacatatgtcTGTGATGAACTTGCAAAGGTCTGTGTAATACCATCCatggttaaaatgaaaaactga